In the genome of Equus asinus isolate D_3611 breed Donkey chromosome 9, EquAss-T2T_v2, whole genome shotgun sequence, one region contains:
- the IL17B gene encoding interleukin-17B isoform X1: MDLPHNLLFLVIISIFLGLGQPRNPKGKRKGQGRSGPLAPGPHQMPLDLVSRVKPYARMEEYERNLEEMVAQLRNSSEPARRKCEVNLQLWLSNKRSLSPWGYSINHDPTRVPADLPEARCLCLGCVNPFTMQEDRSMVSVPVFSQVPVRRRLCPLPPRTGPCRQRAVMETIAVGCTCIF; this comes from the exons ATGGACTTGCCGCACAACCTG CTGTTCCTTGTCATCATCTCCATCTTCCTGGGGCTGGGCCAGCCTAGAAACCCCAAAGGCAAGAGGAAGGGGCAAGGGCGGTCTGGGCCCCTGGCCCCTGGGCCTCACCAGATGCCGCTGGACCTGGTGTCTCGAGTGAAGCCATATGCCCGCATGGAGGAATACGAGAGGAACCTTGAGGAGATGGTGGCCCAGCTGAGGAACAGCTCTGAGCCAGCCAGGAGGAAGTGTGAGGTCAACTTGCAGCTGTGGCTGTCCAACAAGAGGAGCCTGTCGCCCTGGGGCTACAG CATCAACCATGACCCCACCCGTGTCCCTGCGGACCTGCCGGAGGCGCGGTGCCTGTGTCTGGGCTGCGTGAACCCTTTCACCATGCAGGAGGACCGCAGCATGGTGAGCGTGCCCGTGTTCAGCCAGGTGCCTGTGCGCCGCCGCCTCTGCCCGCTGCCGCCGCGCACCGGGCCCTGCCGCCAGCGCGCCGTCATGGAGACCATTGCTGTGGGCTGCACTTGCATCTTCTGA
- the IL17B gene encoding interleukin-17B isoform X2: MPLDLVSRVKPYARMEEYERNLEEMVAQLRNSSEPARRKCEVNLQLWLSNKRSLSPWGYSINHDPTRVPADLPEARCLCLGCVNPFTMQEDRSMVSVPVFSQVPVRRRLCPLPPRTGPCRQRAVMETIAVGCTCIF, encoded by the exons ATGCCGCTGGACCTGGTGTCTCGAGTGAAGCCATATGCCCGCATGGAGGAATACGAGAGGAACCTTGAGGAGATGGTGGCCCAGCTGAGGAACAGCTCTGAGCCAGCCAGGAGGAAGTGTGAGGTCAACTTGCAGCTGTGGCTGTCCAACAAGAGGAGCCTGTCGCCCTGGGGCTACAG CATCAACCATGACCCCACCCGTGTCCCTGCGGACCTGCCGGAGGCGCGGTGCCTGTGTCTGGGCTGCGTGAACCCTTTCACCATGCAGGAGGACCGCAGCATGGTGAGCGTGCCCGTGTTCAGCCAGGTGCCTGTGCGCCGCCGCCTCTGCCCGCTGCCGCCGCGCACCGGGCCCTGCCGCCAGCGCGCCGTCATGGAGACCATTGCTGTGGGCTGCACTTGCATCTTCTGA
- the PCYOX1L gene encoding prenylcysteine oxidase-like isoform X2: protein MTGRLTHMICLSPACLLDLLTAVVGAGIGGSAVAHFLQQHFGPRVQIDVYEKGTVGGRLATISVNKQHYESGAACFHSLSLHMQDFVKQLGLRHRREVVGRSAIFSGEHFVLEETDWYLLNLFRLWWHYGISFLRLQMWVEEVMEKFMRIYKFQAHGYAFSGVEELLYSLGESAFINMTQRSVTESLLQVGVTQRFIDDVVSAVLRASYGQSAAMPAFAGAMALAGAQGSLWSVEGGNKLVCSGLLKLTKANVIHATVTSVTLHTVEGRALYQVEYENEVGNGSDFYDIVVIATPLHLDNSSSSTITFEGFDPPIDAVQGPFQPTVVSLVHGYLNSSYFGFPDPKLFPFASILTTDFPNFFCALDNICPVNISANFRRKQPQEAAVWRVQSPKPLLRSQLKTLFRSYYSVQTAEWQAHPLYGSRTTLPRFALHDQLFHLTALEWAASSVEVMAVAAKNVALLAYNRWYQDLDKIDQKDLMHKVKTEL from the exons ATGACCGGCCGCCTCACGCACATGATTTGTctctcccctgcctgcctcctggaCCTGCTGACAGCCGTGGTTGGGGCCGGGATCGGGGGCTCGGCCGTGGCCCACTTCCTCCAGCAGCACTTCGGCCCCCGCGTGCAGATCGACGTGTACGAGAAGGGGACTGTGGGCGGCCGCCTGGCCACCATCTCAGTCAACAAGCAGCACTACGAGAGCGGGGCCGCCTGCTTCCACTCTCTGAGCCTGCACATGCAGGACTTCGTCAAGCAGCTGG GGCTGAGGCACCGGCGAGAGGTGGTGGGCAGGAGCGCCATCTTCAGCGGGGAGCATTTTGTGCTGGAGGAGACGGACTGGTACCTGCTGAACCTCTTCCGCCTCTGGTGGCACTACGGCATCAGCTTCCTGCGGCTGCAGATGTGGGTGGAGGAGGTCATGGAGAAGTTCATGAG GATCTATAAGTTCCAGGCCCATGGTTATGCCTTCTCGGGCGTGGAGGAGCTGCTCTACTCGCTGGGGGAGTCGGCCTTCATCAACATGACCCAGCGCTCCGTGACCGAGTCCCTGCTCCAGGTGGGCGTCACGCAGCGCTTTATCGACGACGTTGTCTCCGCCGTTCTGCGGGCCAGCTACGGCCAGTCGGCAGCGATGCCCGCCTTTGCTG GAGCCATGGCACTAGCCGGGGCGCAAGGCAGCCTGTGGTCTGTGGAGGGAGGCAACAAGCTGGTTTGTTCCGGTCTGCTGAAGCTCACCAAAGCCAACGTGATCCACGCCACGGTGACCTCTGTGACCCTGCACACTGTAG aagGGAGAGCCTTATACCAGGTAGAGTATGAGAATGAGGTGGGCAACGGCTCTGACTTCTACGACATAGTGGTCATCGCCACCCCCCTGCACCtggacaacagcagcagcagcaccatcACCTTTGAAGGCTTTGACCCGCCCATTGATGCTGTCCAGGGCCCTTTCCAGCCCACCGTCGTCTCCTTGGTCCACGGCTACCTCAACTCTTCCTACTTCGGTTTCCCCGACCCTAAGCTTTTCCCTTTTGCCAGCATCCTTACCACGGATTTCCCCAACTTCTTCTGTGCTCTGGACAACATCTGTCCCGTCAACATCTCGGCCAACTTCCGGCGGAAGCAACCCCAGGAGGCAGCTGTTTGGCGAGTCCAGTCACCCAAGCCCCTCCTTCGGTCCCAGCTGAAGACCCTCTTCCGCTCCTATTACTCAGTTCAGACAGCCGAGTGGCAGGCCCACCCCCTCTACGGCTCCCGCACCACCCTCCCGCGGTTCGCTCTCCACGACCAGCTCTTCCACCTCACTGCCCTGGAGTGGGCAGCCAGCTCCGTGGAGGTGATGGCTGTCGCTGCCAAGAACGTGGCCCTGCTGGCCTACAACCGCTGGTACCAGGACCTAGACAAGATTGACCAAAAGGATTTGATGCACAAGGTGAAGACAGAACTGTGA
- the PCYOX1L gene encoding prenylcysteine oxidase-like isoform X1 — MVPPSPPAMARAARLFAALAALLAAASTGGDARPSKIAVVGAGIGGSAVAHFLQQHFGPRVQIDVYEKGTVGGRLATISVNKQHYESGAACFHSLSLHMQDFVKQLGLRHRREVVGRSAIFSGEHFVLEETDWYLLNLFRLWWHYGISFLRLQMWVEEVMEKFMRIYKFQAHGYAFSGVEELLYSLGESAFINMTQRSVTESLLQVGVTQRFIDDVVSAVLRASYGQSAAMPAFAGAMALAGAQGSLWSVEGGNKLVCSGLLKLTKANVIHATVTSVTLHTVEGRALYQVEYENEVGNGSDFYDIVVIATPLHLDNSSSSTITFEGFDPPIDAVQGPFQPTVVSLVHGYLNSSYFGFPDPKLFPFASILTTDFPNFFCALDNICPVNISANFRRKQPQEAAVWRVQSPKPLLRSQLKTLFRSYYSVQTAEWQAHPLYGSRTTLPRFALHDQLFHLTALEWAASSVEVMAVAAKNVALLAYNRWYQDLDKIDQKDLMHKVKTEL, encoded by the exons ATGGTTCCCCCGTCGCCGCCCGCCATGGCCCGCGCTGCTCGGCTCTTCGCCGCGCTGGCCGCGCTCCTCGCCGCCGCCTCTACAGGCGGAGATGCCCGGCCCAGCAAAATCG CCGTGGTTGGGGCCGGGATCGGGGGCTCGGCCGTGGCCCACTTCCTCCAGCAGCACTTCGGCCCCCGCGTGCAGATCGACGTGTACGAGAAGGGGACTGTGGGCGGCCGCCTGGCCACCATCTCAGTCAACAAGCAGCACTACGAGAGCGGGGCCGCCTGCTTCCACTCTCTGAGCCTGCACATGCAGGACTTCGTCAAGCAGCTGG GGCTGAGGCACCGGCGAGAGGTGGTGGGCAGGAGCGCCATCTTCAGCGGGGAGCATTTTGTGCTGGAGGAGACGGACTGGTACCTGCTGAACCTCTTCCGCCTCTGGTGGCACTACGGCATCAGCTTCCTGCGGCTGCAGATGTGGGTGGAGGAGGTCATGGAGAAGTTCATGAG GATCTATAAGTTCCAGGCCCATGGTTATGCCTTCTCGGGCGTGGAGGAGCTGCTCTACTCGCTGGGGGAGTCGGCCTTCATCAACATGACCCAGCGCTCCGTGACCGAGTCCCTGCTCCAGGTGGGCGTCACGCAGCGCTTTATCGACGACGTTGTCTCCGCCGTTCTGCGGGCCAGCTACGGCCAGTCGGCAGCGATGCCCGCCTTTGCTG GAGCCATGGCACTAGCCGGGGCGCAAGGCAGCCTGTGGTCTGTGGAGGGAGGCAACAAGCTGGTTTGTTCCGGTCTGCTGAAGCTCACCAAAGCCAACGTGATCCACGCCACGGTGACCTCTGTGACCCTGCACACTGTAG aagGGAGAGCCTTATACCAGGTAGAGTATGAGAATGAGGTGGGCAACGGCTCTGACTTCTACGACATAGTGGTCATCGCCACCCCCCTGCACCtggacaacagcagcagcagcaccatcACCTTTGAAGGCTTTGACCCGCCCATTGATGCTGTCCAGGGCCCTTTCCAGCCCACCGTCGTCTCCTTGGTCCACGGCTACCTCAACTCTTCCTACTTCGGTTTCCCCGACCCTAAGCTTTTCCCTTTTGCCAGCATCCTTACCACGGATTTCCCCAACTTCTTCTGTGCTCTGGACAACATCTGTCCCGTCAACATCTCGGCCAACTTCCGGCGGAAGCAACCCCAGGAGGCAGCTGTTTGGCGAGTCCAGTCACCCAAGCCCCTCCTTCGGTCCCAGCTGAAGACCCTCTTCCGCTCCTATTACTCAGTTCAGACAGCCGAGTGGCAGGCCCACCCCCTCTACGGCTCCCGCACCACCCTCCCGCGGTTCGCTCTCCACGACCAGCTCTTCCACCTCACTGCCCTGGAGTGGGCAGCCAGCTCCGTGGAGGTGATGGCTGTCGCTGCCAAGAACGTGGCCCTGCTGGCCTACAACCGCTGGTACCAGGACCTAGACAAGATTGACCAAAAGGATTTGATGCACAAGGTGAAGACAGAACTGTGA
- the GRPEL2 gene encoding grpE protein homolog 2, mitochondrial, with amino-acid sequence MAARALWAGRRRVQRLLASSAASQSRAWLRPFSTATQRTAGEDCSSEDPPDGLGPSLAERALKLKAVKLEKEVQDLTVRYQRAVADGENIRRRTQRCVEDAKIFGIQSFCKDLVEVADILEKTTECISEETEPGDQKLTLEKIFRGLALLEAKLKSVFAKHGLEKMTPIGDKYDPHEHELICHVPAGVGVQPGTVALVRQDGYKLHGRTIRLAQVEVAVESQRRL; translated from the exons ATGGCTGCCCGGGCCTTGTGGGCGGGACGGCGTCGGGTGCAGCGTCTCCTGGCCTCGAGCGCCGCGTCCCAGAGCAG GGCATGGCTGCGTCCTTTCAGCACTGCCACCCAGAGAACTGCTGGGGAGGACTGCAGCTCTGAGGACCCTCCTGATGGGCTTGGGCCCTCTCTTGCAGAGAGAGCCTTAAAGCTAAAAGCTGTCAAACTGGAGAAGGAAGTCCAGGATTTGACG GTGAGATACCAGAGAGCTGTAGCTGATGGTGAAAACATAAGAAGGCGAACCCAGAGATGTGTAGAAGACGCCAAGATATTTG GAATTCAGAGTTTCTGTAAGGACCTGGTAGAAGTGGCAGACATTTTGGAGAAGACTACAGAGTGCATTTCTGAAGAAACAGAGCCTGGGGACCAGAAGCTCACTCTGGAGAAGATCTTTCGAGGGTTGGCACTTTTAGAAGCAAAGCTGAAGAGTGTGTTTGCCAAGCATGGCCTGGAGAAGATGACACCCATCGGTGACAAATACGACCCTCATGAGCATGAACTCATCTGTCATGTGCCAGCTGGTGTTGGTGTGCAGCCTGGCACTGTGGCCTTAGTAAGGCAAGATGGCTACAAGCTTCATGGCCGCACCATTAGACTTGCCCAGGTGGAAGTGGCAGTGGAGTCTCAGAGAAGACTATGA